Proteins from a genomic interval of Cryptococcus neoformans var. grubii H99 chromosome 8, complete sequence:
- a CDS encoding cell wall surface anchor protein, variant: MPRSSLPAASLAALLFIIPLALAQSSGTINLSSTQACVIVAQIASLSSPKAISAMIPICPDSGDTAIAWPLTTSGDGASSSIAIYAHTAATDGGVSVGCVMGLSQMQAMYLLGRDLRWGDSAGTLYDNTAGGNLLDPTTYATITCGSSDTLLPSGLVLPDPSSNDPGSSVWNQTITLTAGAKASGGNDDSIIGSTIAEVTSVAALASSTFPVTSAAAKTSAAPVTSATPETSAAAETSETPLSTDQLAVQTSSFIPPSPSSSVDEVSQTKAVATSSKPVISEQLNYSDTSSLTAVELSSVSEVVDAPTAPSTFLQAVVSSDSAAPSESDSDQAKFESSGQPVAVQTSSPAPQPISVTVEQVSSTQQETTVEVQTSAQPETSAQPQTSGQPHISAQPKTSDQSQSSAQPSESSYQSESNEQPTSAESPSGNYYSSDNGGFDSTSVIAVQSSASLKAPPSIVQSDAQHVTSYDASTYQATTASLSSSAHATDVAYESSNDDNPSDSEVVPQTSPSDSSSAAPTRASAAIASNTYPISSSSSDSSDGSITVTALDVRPSSMAQASSSQTAFSNAGTSTFFASSFESKISPSGIDGNGSPSETDQSQSQRFELSSSNISIEQVVTPTSSHQPTTYALFTMPASSSSASSDEPFVFTVGGMIIGQFTETGAGAVMAAQISATSTTDQATHAIPAAESSAWYGTAAVENTGDTDATSASVPKTVAPSAVRTRSALADGNAGILVNSANESVSQGTPTGSETAREASDSNLSDEDNYDTYTLASASTSANEVKWTEESKGDISGTAVVDVASTEGGDGMRLTGVPATYVSETQASKETAKKTDKGNTQESGVGENTASVTVGYITTSPTAFGISLNSISSSDSFGRESSDDKHQSLSATSYQANFTITGESAMVSASGHSHHQSGTAVNDMTSQIIAVETSAISSDSSPRSSAYRFSKGNSPYTLSGSPGAEPTSISPWAQALSNNRNSSASFSEVIVTASSFVGGASYSLESGSTEKAVVTGGQSGGKTCARKRKEKARRARALLMEAM; this comes from the exons ATGCCCCGATCCTCACTACCTGCCGCCTCCCTCGCCGCTCTCCTTTTCATTATTCCTCTAGCTCTCGCCCAATCCTCTGGTACTATCAACCTTTCGTCTACCCAAGCATGTGTCATTGTCGCTCAAATCGCCTCCCTATCTTCACCCAAAGCCATCTCGGCGATGATACCCATTTGCCCAGACTCTGGTGATACCGCTATCGCCTGGCCCCTTACGACTAGCGGAGATGGTGCATCTTCCAGCATCGCTATCTACGCCCACACGGCTGCCACCGATGGAGGGGTCAGCGTTGGTTGCGTGATGGGCCTCAGTCAGATGCAGGCGATGTATCTCTTGGGAAGAGATCTGAGGTGGGGCGACAGCGCCGGTACGCTATACGACAACACTGCTGGCGGGAATCTCCTCGATCCGACCACCTATGCTACCATAACCTG TGGATCATCCGATACCCTCCTTCCATCAGGGCTCGTCCTGCCTGACCCATCATCTAACGACCCTGGAAGTTCAGTCTGGAATCAAACCATCACCTTGACTGCTGGCGCCAAAGCCTCTGGTGGAAACGATGATAGTATTATCGGAAGCACTATTGCTGAGGTTACCTCGGTGGCCGCGCTGGCCAGCTCTACCTTCCCAGTGACTTCCGCAGCTGCCAAGACCTCAGCTGCTCCTGTCACATCGGCTACACCTGAGACGTCTGCTGCAGCGGAAACCTCGGAGACTCCCTTGAGCACTGATCAATTGGCAGTCCAAACCTCCAGCTTcatccctccctctcctaGCTCCTCTGTAGATGAAGTCTCTCAGACTAAAGCCGTTGCCACTTCTTCCAAGCCGGTCATCAGCGAACAACTTAACTATTCCGATACATCTTCGCTTACTGCTGTAGAGCTCTCTAGTGTCTCGGAAGTGGTTGATGCCCCTACCGCCCCTTCAACCTTTCTCCAGGCGGTGGTGAGCTCTGACTCGGCTGCTCCTTCGGAGAGCGACTCGGACCAGGCGAAATTTGAATCTTCAGGCCAGCCGGTGGCGGTACAAACCAGCTCGCCTGCTCCTCAACCAATTTCTGTTACGGTTGAGCAAGTTTCATCTACCCAGCAAGAAACAACAGTTGAAGTCCAAACTTCTGCTCAGCCAGAGACCTCTGCCCAACCTCAAACTTCTGGCCAGCCTCACATTTCTGCTCAACCCAAAACATCTGATCAATCTCAATCGTCAGCTCAGCCCTCAGAGTCGTCTTATCAATCGGAAAGTAATGAACAACCTACCAGCGCTGAATCGCC TAGTGGGAATTATTACTCCTCTGACAATGGCGGTTTTGATAGTACCAGTGTCATTGCTGTACAGTCCAGCGCTAGTTTGAAGGCACCTCCATCGATTGTTCAGTCAGATGCTCAACATGTTACCTCTTACGATGCTTCAACTTATCAAGCGACTACAGCCAGTCTTTCGAGCTCAGCACACGCTACCGACGTCGCCTATGAAAGTAGTAACGACGATAACCCGAGCGATTCCGAGGTAGTACCGCAGACTTCTCCTTCGGACTCATCGAGTGCTGCTCCAACCAGGGCATCAGCCGCTATAGCGTCAAATACTTATCCCATCTCTTCGAGTAGCTCGGATAGCTCAGATGGAAGTATCACCGTCACTGCCCTTGACGTCAGGCCTTCATCCATGGCTCAAGCGTCATCCTCGCAAACTGCCTTCAGCAACGCTGGAACATCAACCTTTTTTGCCTCATCCTTTGAAAGCAAAATCTCCCCCAGCGGCATTGACGGCAATGGCAGCCCATCCGAGACCGATCAGTCCCAATCCCAACGTTTTGAGCTGAGCTCATCCAATATCTCTATTGAACAGGTTGTCACGCCTACCTCTTCTCACCAGCCGACAACATACGCACTCTTCACTATGCCTgcatcttccagctctgCAAGCTCAGACGAGCCATTTGTCTTTACTGTCGGAGGCATGATCATTGGACAGTTCACCGAAACTGGTGCCGGTGCCGTGATGGCTGCGCAGATTAGTGCTACTTCGACGACTGACCAAGCGACCCATGCTATTCCGGCGGCTGAGAGTAGCGCATGGTACGGGACTGCTGCGGTTGAGAACACTGGAGACACTGATGCAACGAGCGCAAGTGTGCCTAAAACGGTTGCTCCTTCGGCTGTACGCACAAGGAGCGCTTTGGCAGATGGCAATGCTGGTATTTTGGTTAATTCGGCGAATGAAAGCGTTAGTCAGGGCACACCGACGGGTTCGGAAACAGCAAGGGAGGCAAGCGACAGTAACCTATCCGATGAAGACAACTATGATACCTATACTTTGGCTAGCGCGAGTACAAGCGCAAATGAAGTGAAGTGGACGGAAGAGTCCAAAGGTGACATATCTGGTACGGCAGTTGTCGACGTTGCTTCAACTgaaggaggtgatggaATGAGACTTACGGGGGTTCCGGCTACATATGTCAGCGAGACACAAGCGAGCAAAGAGACTGCAAAGAAAACAGACAAGGGCAACACCCAAGAAAGCGGTGTCGGCGAGAACACTGCGAGTGTCACTGTTGGCTATATAACTACCTCTCCGACGGCATTTGGCATATCGTTAAATAGCATCAGTTCCAGCGATTCTTTTGGGCGAGAGTCGTCGGATGACAAACACCAAAGCCTTTCAGCGACTTCTTACCAAGCAAACTTTACCATCACTGGTGAAAGCGCAATGGTAAGCGCCAGTGGTCACTCACACCACCAGAGCGGTACAGCTGTCAATGACATGACTTCTCAAATCATTGCCGTGGAAACTTCTGCAATCTCATCCGACAGCTCTCCTCGTTCTTCTGCATACAGGTTTTCAAAAGGCAACAGCCCCTACACATTATCGGGTTCCCCTGGGGCTGAGCCTACTAGCATATCACCTTGGGCTCAAGCtctcagcaacaacagAAACAGCAGCGCATCCTTTTCGGAGGTTATCGTCACTGCATCTTCGTTTGTAGGTGGGGCGAGTTACTCGCTGGAAAGCGGTAGTACCGAGAAAGCGGTTGTGACGGGAGGTCAGAGTGGCGGAAAGACGTGTgcgagaaagaggaaagagaaagcgAGGCGAGCTAGGGCTTTGCTTATGGAAGCTATGTAA
- a CDS encoding cell wall surface anchor protein: MPRSSLPAASLAALLFIIPLALAQSSGTINLSSTQACVIVAQIASLSSPKAISAMIPICPDSGDTAIAWPLTTSGDGASSSIAIYAHTAATDGGVSVGCVMGLSQMQAMYLLGRDLRWGDSAGTLYDNTAGGNLLDPTTYATITCGSSDTLLPSGLVLPDPSSNDPGSSVWNQTITLTAGAKASGGNDDSIIGSTIAEVTSVAALASSTFPVTSAAAKTSAAPVTSATPETSAAAETSETPLSTDQLAVQTSSFIPPSPSSSVDEVSQTKAVATSSKPVISEQLNYSDTSSLTAVELSSVSEVVDAPTAPSTFLQAVVSSDSAAPSESDSDQAKFESSGQPVAVQTSSPAPQPISVTVEQVSSTQQETTVEVQTSAQPETSAQPQTSGQPHISAQPKTSDQSQSSAQPSESSYQSESNEQPTSAESPYVSDPTSADQASSSHAEDFTPTLIQSSDRASFSISSGNYYSSDNGGFDSTSVIAVQSSASLKAPPSIVQSDAQHVTSYDASTYQATTASLSSSAHATDVAYESSNDDNPSDSEVVPQTSPSDSSSAAPTRASAAIASNTYPISSSSSDSSDGSITVTALDVRPSSMAQASSSQTAFSNAGTSTFFASSFESKISPSGIDGNGSPSETDQSQSQRFELSSSNISIEQVVTPTSSHQPTTYALFTMPASSSSASSDEPFVFTVGGMIIGQFTETGAGAVMAAQISATSTTDQATHAIPAAESSAWYGTAAVENTGDTDATSASVPKTVAPSAVRTRSALADGNAGILVNSANESVSQGTPTGSETAREASDSNLSDEDNYDTYTLASASTSANEVKWTEESKGDISGTAVVDVASTEGGDGMRLTGVPATYVSETQASKETAKKTDKGNTQESGVGENTASVTVGYITTSPTAFGISLNSISSSDSFGRESSDDKHQSLSATSYQANFTITGESAMVSASGHSHHQSGTAVNDMTSQIIAVETSAISSDSSPRSSAYRFSKGNSPYTLSGSPGAEPTSISPWAQALSNNRNSSASFSEVIVTASSFVGGASYSLESGSTEKAVVTGGQSGGKTCARKRKEKARRARALLMEAM; this comes from the exons ATGCCCCGATCCTCACTACCTGCCGCCTCCCTCGCCGCTCTCCTTTTCATTATTCCTCTAGCTCTCGCCCAATCCTCTGGTACTATCAACCTTTCGTCTACCCAAGCATGTGTCATTGTCGCTCAAATCGCCTCCCTATCTTCACCCAAAGCCATCTCGGCGATGATACCCATTTGCCCAGACTCTGGTGATACCGCTATCGCCTGGCCCCTTACGACTAGCGGAGATGGTGCATCTTCCAGCATCGCTATCTACGCCCACACGGCTGCCACCGATGGAGGGGTCAGCGTTGGTTGCGTGATGGGCCTCAGTCAGATGCAGGCGATGTATCTCTTGGGAAGAGATCTGAGGTGGGGCGACAGCGCCGGTACGCTATACGACAACACTGCTGGCGGGAATCTCCTCGATCCGACCACCTATGCTACCATAACCTG TGGATCATCCGATACCCTCCTTCCATCAGGGCTCGTCCTGCCTGACCCATCATCTAACGACCCTGGAAGTTCAGTCTGGAATCAAACCATCACCTTGACTGCTGGCGCCAAAGCCTCTGGTGGAAACGATGATAGTATTATCGGAAGCACTATTGCTGAGGTTACCTCGGTGGCCGCGCTGGCCAGCTCTACCTTCCCAGTGACTTCCGCAGCTGCCAAGACCTCAGCTGCTCCTGTCACATCGGCTACACCTGAGACGTCTGCTGCAGCGGAAACCTCGGAGACTCCCTTGAGCACTGATCAATTGGCAGTCCAAACCTCCAGCTTcatccctccctctcctaGCTCCTCTGTAGATGAAGTCTCTCAGACTAAAGCCGTTGCCACTTCTTCCAAGCCGGTCATCAGCGAACAACTTAACTATTCCGATACATCTTCGCTTACTGCTGTAGAGCTCTCTAGTGTCTCGGAAGTGGTTGATGCCCCTACCGCCCCTTCAACCTTTCTCCAGGCGGTGGTGAGCTCTGACTCGGCTGCTCCTTCGGAGAGCGACTCGGACCAGGCGAAATTTGAATCTTCAGGCCAGCCGGTGGCGGTACAAACCAGCTCGCCTGCTCCTCAACCAATTTCTGTTACGGTTGAGCAAGTTTCATCTACCCAGCAAGAAACAACAGTTGAAGTCCAAACTTCTGCTCAGCCAGAGACCTCTGCCCAACCTCAAACTTCTGGCCAGCCTCACATTTCTGCTCAACCCAAAACATCTGATCAATCTCAATCGTCAGCTCAGCCCTCAGAGTCGTCTTATCAATCGGAAAGTAATGAACAACCTACCAGCGCTGAATCGCCGTACGTGTCCGATCCTACTTCTGCTGATCAGGCTAGCTCTAGCCACGCGGAAGACTTTACACCTACATTGATTCAGTCTTCTGACCGTGCTTCTTTCTCTATCAGTAGTGGGAATTATTACTCCTCTGACAATGGCGGTTTTGATAGTACCAGTGTCATTGCTGTACAGTCCAGCGCTAGTTTGAAGGCACCTCCATCGATTGTTCAGTCAGATGCTCAACATGTTACCTCTTACGATGCTTCAACTTATCAAGCGACTACAGCCAGTCTTTCGAGCTCAGCACACGCTACCGACGTCGCCTATGAAAGTAGTAACGACGATAACCCGAGCGATTCCGAGGTAGTACCGCAGACTTCTCCTTCGGACTCATCGAGTGCTGCTCCAACCAGGGCATCAGCCGCTATAGCGTCAAATACTTATCCCATCTCTTCGAGTAGCTCGGATAGCTCAGATGGAAGTATCACCGTCACTGCCCTTGACGTCAGGCCTTCATCCATGGCTCAAGCGTCATCCTCGCAAACTGCCTTCAGCAACGCTGGAACATCAACCTTTTTTGCCTCATCCTTTGAAAGCAAAATCTCCCCCAGCGGCATTGACGGCAATGGCAGCCCATCCGAGACCGATCAGTCCCAATCCCAACGTTTTGAGCTGAGCTCATCCAATATCTCTATTGAACAGGTTGTCACGCCTACCTCTTCTCACCAGCCGACAACATACGCACTCTTCACTATGCCTgcatcttccagctctgCAAGCTCAGACGAGCCATTTGTCTTTACTGTCGGAGGCATGATCATTGGACAGTTCACCGAAACTGGTGCCGGTGCCGTGATGGCTGCGCAGATTAGTGCTACTTCGACGACTGACCAAGCGACCCATGCTATTCCGGCGGCTGAGAGTAGCGCATGGTACGGGACTGCTGCGGTTGAGAACACTGGAGACACTGATGCAACGAGCGCAAGTGTGCCTAAAACGGTTGCTCCTTCGGCTGTACGCACAAGGAGCGCTTTGGCAGATGGCAATGCTGGTATTTTGGTTAATTCGGCGAATGAAAGCGTTAGTCAGGGCACACCGACGGGTTCGGAAACAGCAAGGGAGGCAAGCGACAGTAACCTATCCGATGAAGACAACTATGATACCTATACTTTGGCTAGCGCGAGTACAAGCGCAAATGAAGTGAAGTGGACGGAAGAGTCCAAAGGTGACATATCTGGTACGGCAGTTGTCGACGTTGCTTCAACTgaaggaggtgatggaATGAGACTTACGGGGGTTCCGGCTACATATGTCAGCGAGACACAAGCGAGCAAAGAGACTGCAAAGAAAACAGACAAGGGCAACACCCAAGAAAGCGGTGTCGGCGAGAACACTGCGAGTGTCACTGTTGGCTATATAACTACCTCTCCGACGGCATTTGGCATATCGTTAAATAGCATCAGTTCCAGCGATTCTTTTGGGCGAGAGTCGTCGGATGACAAACACCAAAGCCTTTCAGCGACTTCTTACCAAGCAAACTTTACCATCACTGGTGAAAGCGCAATGGTAAGCGCCAGTGGTCACTCACACCACCAGAGCGGTACAGCTGTCAATGACATGACTTCTCAAATCATTGCCGTGGAAACTTCTGCAATCTCATCCGACAGCTCTCCTCGTTCTTCTGCATACAGGTTTTCAAAAGGCAACAGCCCCTACACATTATCGGGTTCCCCTGGGGCTGAGCCTACTAGCATATCACCTTGGGCTCAAGCtctcagcaacaacagAAACAGCAGCGCATCCTTTTCGGAGGTTATCGTCACTGCATCTTCGTTTGTAGGTGGGGCGAGTTACTCGCTGGAAAGCGGTAGTACCGAGAAAGCGGTTGTGACGGGAGGTCAGAGTGGCGGAAAGACGTGTgcgagaaagaggaaagagaaagcgAGGCGAGCTAGGGCTTTGCTTATGGAAGCTATGTAA
- a CDS encoding THO complex subunit 1 has product MEIHQPLLESLNSIASAYPPKRSKPVPIPASELESKLSQTWETYSNDPSLINGMAKNPDLIRGVLELVGREFVVLSVINGELREPDETANEKEKNIFQTALRDRLDIVLTLYENVHKTFQEIPFLEPGALFIPLLEELVELLSVSTWRSLWSYVESRSKRFTKDMPASRGKALPLLRTINAFLRFLPRTPEDLVFRGRIHQFASSVFSVADKSAINMRGDYSEVKTVWEKESEVEQIKEEKKKKKEGKMEEKAEEGGKKDGDVEMEDAEKKDEPAEQQADRPTGRSTYQAADQSMEQMPTEDEAPSTPSTLKDPDFYSTLWSLQQYFSHPPSLDGPAVGSPPKTPFQTFRDKSDFILFQLFEQTKKEKAMTGTEDGMGKKRKRDVMEGGQDTGGFFHPRFLTGKRLFEYELADSSFRRQILVQYFILFQFLLNLTPAHAGKQAFTGGMPRTFMLEQTDEQWVKSKIGGIKDELKRIVGGVSFEDTVFSIIRQEAHYVQWKNEGCPEASFEIPALDPDSASEPAQAWAKRLNPPAPYNFKVGSRPLSMLWNNGFTNIDQLKGREKATTVEALDEEIKRIEEDEEDDKAMGQDTPEKLAANKERKTTSTWRALRLASHTSLKFFPSLKEKRDVHLLLSTIKKAQEPKGFAPKEAGEGEKEGGEGEGEGENENTGEGGELEDEDVQELKKEKEGEENEERGKEDEDIESAEEKGPAEIEKVEEEVKQGLTVDEAKVDEAGEEEKVEKSDDKGSADVEMAEKEELDVESKAHDNEVEATAV; this is encoded by the exons ATGGAAATCCACCAACCCCTTCTTGAATCTCTCAACTCTATAGCATCGGCCTACCCTCCAAAACGGTCAAAACCTGTGCCCATCCCCGCTTCCGAGCTCGAAAGCAAACTGTCTCAAACATGGGAAACATACTCGAACGATCCTAGCCTGATCAATGGCATGGCAAAGAATCCCGATCTTATCAGAGGAGTGTTGGAACTTGTCGGAAGGGAGTTTGTTGTCCTCAGCGTTATTAATGGCGAA TTGAGAGAGCCAGATGAGACTGCCaatgaaaaggaaaagaataTTTTCCAGACGGCCCTTAGGGATAGGCTGGATATCGTCTTGACTTTGTACGAGAATGTGCACAAGACTTTCCAAG AAATACCATTCCTCGAGCCAGGAGCTCTTTTCATCCCTCTCCTTGAAGAACTCGTCGAGCTTCTCTCTGTTAGCACATGGCGGAGTCTCTGGTCGTACGTGGAATCCCGGTCCAAGCGGTTCACCAAAGACATGCCTGCCTCCCGAGGAAAGGCTCTGCCTCTTTTAAGAACCATCAACGCCTTTCTGAGATTCTTGCCCCGAACGCCGGAAGATTTGGTGTTCAGGGGGAGAATACATCAGTTTGCGAGTTCGGTTTTCAGTGTGGCGGATAAGAGCGCGATCAATATGAGAGGAGATTATTCAGAAGTGAAGACAGTTTGGGAAAAGGAGTCGGAGGTAGAGCAgatcaaggaggagaagaagaagaagaaggaaggaaagatggaggaaaaggctgaagaggggggcaagaaggatggtgatgtggagatggaagacgCTGAGAAAAAGGACGAACCCGCAGAGCAACAGGCAGACCGACCGACAGGGCGGTCAACATACCAAGCAGCAGATCAGTCAATGGAGCAGATGCCAACAGAGGACGAAGCTCCATCGACACCCTCCACGCTAAAGGATCCCGACTTTTACTCCACGCTCTGGTCACTCCAACAGTATTTCTCCCATCCACCGTCCCTTGACGGTCCGGCAGTAGGCTCACCGCCCAAAACGCCTTTCCAAACATTCCGTGACAAATCAGACTTTATCCTCTTTCAATTATTTGAGcaaacaaaaaaggaaaaggctATGACAGGTACGGAAGATGGAATGGgtaagaagaggaagagggatgtCATGGAAGGTGGGCAGGATACAGGAGGCTTCTTCCACCCTAGGTTCCTAACAGGAAAAAGACTTTTTGAATATGAGCTCGCCGACTCCTCATTCCGTCGTCAAATACTTGTGCAGTATTTCATCCTTTTCCAattccttctcaatctcacCCCGGCCCATGCTGGCAAGCAAGCCTTTACGGGTGGTATGCCGAGGACGTTTATGCTCGAGCAGACAGACGAGCAGTGGGTGAAGAGTAAGATTGGGGGTATCAAGGATGaattgaagaggatagtTGGGGGAGTCAGTTTTGAAGATACAGTGTTTAGTATCATCAGGCAAGAGGCACACTAC GTACAAtggaagaatgaaggatGTCCAGAAGCGTCTTTCGAGATCCCCGCACTTGACCCCGACTCTGCCTCTGAGCCAGCGCAAGCATGGGCAAAGCGCCTTAACCCGCCTGCGCCATACAACTTCAAGGTCGGATCACGCCCACTATCTATGCTGTGGAATAATGGGTTCACCAACATTGATCAGTTGAAAGGACGAGAaaa GGCTACAACGGTGGAAGCgcttgatgaagaaatcaaacggattgaagaggatgaggaggatgataaGGCCATGGGTCAAGATACACCCGAAAAGCTTGCCGCCAACAAAGAA CGCAAGACAACATCTACTTGGCGCGCCCTTCGTCTCGCTTCTCATACATCACTCAAATTCTTCCCTAGCCTCAAAGAAAAGCGAGACGTCCATCTGTTGCTCTCTACAATCAAGAAGGCTCAGGAACCCAAAGGTTTCGCGCCCAAGGAAGCCGGAGAgggtgaaaaggaaggaggcgaaggtgaaggtgaaggtgaGAATGAAAATACTGGAGAGGGTGGGGagttggaggatgaggatgtacAGGAattgaaaaaggaaaaagaaggggaagagaacgaggagagaggaaaagaggatgaggatatTGAGAGTgcggaagaaaaaggccCAGCAGAAATAGAAAaggtagaagaagaggtaaAGCAGGGTTTGACTGTTGATGAAGCAAAGGTAGACGAAgcgggtgaagaagaaaaagtaGAAAAGTCCGACGATAAGGGGTCAGCAGATGTCGAGATGgccgagaaggaagaactggac GTCGAGTCAAAGGCACATGACAACGAAGTAGAAGCCACTGCAGTTTAA